A genomic segment from Fundulus heteroclitus isolate FHET01 chromosome 6, MU-UCD_Fhet_4.1, whole genome shotgun sequence encodes:
- the LOC118563353 gene encoding microtubule-associated tumor suppressor 1 homolog has translation MAGGPDSVWVPFLLICIFHAADGGLVFQRGNPNILPGIPTVNKGLCAEMEEKLASMNTQLQETTQRNSQLDEDASALRREVRQLALKLSTCSSAMTSIAGSYHAQLQSKMNHLLEAIDSEMFQVLKIVALTSDVRALRKKFESAVNSNGNSTERTALQKELNTKTSELKAMNEKLNRSSESMELILEIISLQHQIWDLRQTELSGKDAVNVDSRRLALQEILDRKLSELQRHEATLSAMLEMISVRSQLRTITKRIKVLTERIEMETSNAERQLRQKTEQLRKLILLLSTRENDKNLTREILRLQGEVDTLSKLVSSKTTPTITGEWAHAQHNGLQGKALYWDFM, from the exons ATGGCTGGAGGTCCTGACTCCGTTTGGGTTCCCTTCCTTCTCATCTGTATCTTCCATGCAGCTGACGGCGGCCTCG TTTTCCAGAGAGGCAACCCGAATATCCTGCCCGGGATTCCA ACAGTTAACAAGGGACTATGCGCTG AGATGGAGGAAAAGCTGGCTTCCATGAACACGCAGCTTCAGGAAACAACCCAACGTAACAGCCAGCTGG ATGAGGACGCCTCGGCGTTGAGGAGGGAGGTCAGGCAGCTGGCGCTGAAGCTCTCCACCTGCAGTTCGGCCATGACGTCCATCGCTGGCT CATATCACGCCCAGCTGCAGAGCAAGATGAACCACCTGCTGGAGGCCATCGACAGCGAGATGTTTCAAG TTTTAAAGATTGTGGCCCTAACCAGCGATGTGAGAGCTTTGCGCAAGAAGTTTGAATCCGCTGTTAATTCAAATGGAAATTCGACCGAGAGAACAG CTCtgcagaaagaactgaacacaAAGACCTCCGAGCTGAAAGCTATGAATGAAAAACTTAACAGGAGCAGTGAAAGCATGGAGTtaa TCCTAGAGATAATCTCCCTGCAACATCAGATCTGGGATCTGCGGCAGACCGAATTAAGCGGCAAAGATGCTGTTAATGTTGACAGCAGACGTCTGG CTCTACAAGAGATCCTGGACAGGAAGCTAAGCGAGCTGCAACGCCACGAAGCCACCCTGTCTGCCA TGCTGGAGATGATTTCTGTGCGCAGTCAGCTGAGGACGATCACCAAAAGGATCAAGGTCCTGACCGAGAGAATCGAAATGGAAACTTCCA ATGCTGAGAGGCAATTGAGACAAAAGACTGAGCAACTGAGGAAATTAATTCTGCTGCTGAGTACTCGGGAAAATGACAAGAACCTCA CCCGGGAAATTCTGAGGCTGCAGGGGGAGGTGGACACCCTGTCAAAGTTGGTTTCAAGTAAAACGACACCCACGATCACAGGTGAATGGGCCCACGCACAACACAACGGCCTGCAGGGCAAAGcactttattgggattttatgtga
- the si:ch211-14a17.10 gene encoding E3 ubiquitin-protein ligase TRIM38, translating to MTALQQRLKGLLSELESEDQESTKQMMTILALQNEIKYLQTLLSNAEVSQSHTTAQLKNQLEAKQVELDKVFREMSERNQTNGNLLVTISFLQSQLRQLENKRETEGETTSATVSKLKEQLKIKEEESQEQQALIKTLQIALNQTEAQCSLDKQKIQDLQNDLDTKLQKLNSTSNTVTSLALQVSTLTAQLEELKAQLENSVSSSKVEELQRTVEQKSAELDKKVEELRQKSAQAQRFLQIIALQVDIERQTIVASNETDYAKVRALQDHLNYLIEGIQDTDSENTKLTFQILAHQDELERLKKERESQLGAHVKKIKDLENELESVRAQIKEKTNLLGISTTRVANLSAQIMELREKIPTLQEEISDLKQTYEENYSELQERFNFTKTKLQNTEFQLKHADEKNFKLIMEISDLRAQLKKAKEQTSRGSRKSIAGLEQQLRTQEAANRKLESRNRDLKQRVEELEMRCNANTDCEDLGRQLEQSQEDADRLHRQLQEKDAALKKLQSDFELQRQEKDKLQENYDGLVTRLTDVEDRTIYNTKITWDPLTAHPRIALSADNTEVSTTEDVLQVQDNPGRFSVVLGVLGSSGFSRGRHYWEVSVAEKRCYHIGMASESAKRKGSIAFKPSQGFWTIILNKQGQLKAIDMNPVLLQVERLPITLGILLDYNRGQISFYDSGARSHLYSFSGQKFTDKIYPFLNYCVEEVENPQPITLLPPGSTDWIV from the exons ATGACAG CGCTGCAGCAGAGACTGAAGGGTCTGCTCAGTGAGCTGGAGAGCGAAGACCAAGAGAGCACAAAACAGA tGATGACAATCCTGGCCCTGCAGAACGAGATAAAGTATCTTCAGACATTGCTGTCGAACGCTGAGGTTTCCCAGTCCCACACGACTGCCC AGCTCAAAAACCAGCTTGAAGCCAAGCAGGTGGAGTTGGACAAAGTTTTTAGGGAGATGAGCGAGAGGAACCAGACAAACGGCAATCTGT tGGTAACCATCTCTTTCCTGCAAAGCCAGCTCAGGCAACTGGAGAACAAAAGAGAAACTGAGGGAGAAACAACTTCCGCCACAGTATCCA AGCTGAAAGAACAATTGAAGATTAAAGAGGAGGAGAGCCAGGAACAGCAGGCTTTGATTAAAA CTCTGCAGATCGCTTTGAACCAGACTGAAGCACAGTGCTCTCTGGATAAGCAGAAAATTCAAG ATCTTCAGAACGATTTGGATACCAAGCTTCAGAAACTCAACTCTACATCTAACACGGTTACATCTCTTG CTCTTCAAGTTTCTACACTCACTGCTCAGCTAGAAGAACTCAAGGCACAGCTGGAAAACTCTGTTTCTTCATCTAAAGTTGAAG AGCTTCAAAGAACTGTTGAGCAGAAAAGTGCAGAACTGGACAAAAAAGTGGAAGAGCTGAGACAGAAAAGCGCTCAGGCACAGAGAT TTTTACAGATTATCGCCTTACAAGTGGATATCGAGCGACAGACGATCGTGGCCTCAAATGAGACGGATTACGCCAAGGTCAGAG CACTCCAAGACCACCTCAATTACCTGATAGAGGGAATTCAGGACACAgacagtgaaaacacaaaactga cGTTTCAGATTTTGGCTCATCAAGACGAATTAGAAAGACTGAAAAAGGAGAGGGAGAGTCAGCTTGGAGCACACGTCAAGAAAATCAAAG ATCTGGAAAACGAATTGGAGTCAGTCAGAGCTCAGATAAAAGAGAAAACCAATTTGCTGGGGATAAGTACCACCAGAGTCGCAAATCTGT CCGCTCAGATCATGGAACTACGAGAGAAAATCCCAACGCTGCAGGAGGAAATATCAGACCTCAAGCAGACGTATGAAGAAAACTACTCAG AGCTTCAAGAGAGATTCAATTTTACCAAGACGAAGCTGCAAAACACAGAATTTCAGCTCAAGCACGCAGACGAGAAGAATTTTAAACTAA TAATGGAGATCAGCGACCTGAGGGCTCAGCTGAAAAAAGCCaaggaacaaacttccagaggTTCCAGGAAGAGCATCGCTG GCCTGGAACAACAGCTAAGGACCCAAGAAGCAGCGAACAGAAAACTTGAGAGCAGAAACCGCG ACTTAAAGCAACGGGTGGAAGAGCTGGAAATGCGCTGCAACGCCAACACCGACTGTGAAG ACCTGGGAAGACAGCTGGAGCAGAGCCAGGAGGATGCAGACCGCCTCCATCGGCAGCTGCAGGAGAAGGACGCCGCTCTCAAAAAGCTGCAGAGCGACTTCGAGCTACAGCGCCAGGAGAAAGACAAGCTGCAGGAGAACTACGACG GTTTGGTGACAAGACTAACGGATGTGGAGGACAGGACCATCTATAACA cGAAGATCACCTGGGATCCACTAACGGCGCATCCGAGAATAGCTTTGTCCGCCGACAACACCGAGGTGTCCACCACCGAAGACGTGCTCCAGGTCCAGGACAACCCCGGCAGGTTCAGCGTGGTTCTCGGCGTTCTGGGCTCAAGCGGTTTCTCCAGAGGTCGGCATTACTGGGAGGTGTCCGTTGCTGAGAAGAGATGCTACCACATTGGGATGGCCAGTGAATCCGCTAAGAGGAAGGGATCGATAGCCTTCAAGCCCTCACAGGGCTTCTGGACCATAATCCTGAACAAACAGGGTCAACTCAAAGCGATTGATATGAACCCTGTACTTCTTCAGGTTGAGAGGCTGCCCATTACGCTGGGCATCCTGCTGGACTACAACAGGGGACAGATTTCCTTCTATGACTCCGGCGCCAGATCCCATTTGTACTCGTTCTCGGGTCAGAAGTTCACAGACAAAATCTACCCGTTTCTCAACTACTGCGTTGAGGAGGTGGAAAATCCTCAACCAATAACTTTACTGCCTCCGGGATCAACTGACTGGATCGTTTAA
- the c6h14orf119 gene encoding uncharacterized protein C14orf119 homolog, translating to MSWFSQVSQGPYQQQAADGQRFTSSWFPAAPYNPPGLPAGAQTAAPQRIGGAGLLPAGPLDLPSAPRGAASPPSLENLSCAGQDRQPEPISYVTFQEQRCVLSWFQGWNGPQKERFLQDLVGKAVPGKVCTLLDSLSTLQVRDKLPNIFECQLRLWTQWFESWGEEERNHFLHMLEEKDPVFVAHFYRSVAGTAGRD from the exons ATGTCGTGGTTCAGTCAGGTCAGCCAGGGTCCCTACCAGCAGCAGGCCGCTGACGGCCAGCGATTCACCTCCTCCTGGTTCCCCGCTGCTCCCTATAATCCCCCGGGCCTCCCCGCTGGAGCGCAGACCGCGGCTCCACAGCGCATCGGCGGGGCCGGGCTGCTCCCTGCGGGCCCGCTCGACCTGCCGTCGGCTCCCCGCGGCGCCGCCAGCCCCCCCAGCCTGGAGAACCTGTCCTGCGCCGGTCAGGACAGACAACCGGAGCCCATCTCCTACGTGACCTTCCAGGAGCAGCGGTGCGTCCTGAGCTGGTTCCAAGGCTGGAATGGCCCCCAGAAGGAGAGGTTCCTGCAGGATCTGGTCGGGAAAGCCGTGCCGGGGAAAGTGTGCACCCTCCTGGACTCCCTCAGCACCCTGCAG GTCAGAGACAAGCTGCCCAACATCTTCGAGTGCCAGCTCCGGCTGTGGACCCAGTGGTTCGAGTCCTGGGGGGAAGAGGAGAGGAATCACTTCCTGCACATGCTGGAGGAGAAGGACCCCGTGTTCGTGGCCCACTTCTACAGGAGCGTGGCCGGCACAGCGGGCAGAGACTGA